The following are from one region of the Mesorhizobium sp. B2-8-5 genome:
- the pip gene encoding prolyl aminopeptidase, producing MTIHGSSLRMLYPEIEPFESGMLDIGDGHTIYWERCGTKGAKPAVFLHGGPGGAISPKHRRLFDPRLYDVILFDQRGCGKSTPNASLEANTTWHLVADIERLREMAGFDKWLVFGGSWGSTLALAYAETHPDRVSELVVRGIYTLTRAELEWYYQFGVSEMFPDKWERFLAPIPEGERGDMMAAYRKRLVGSDRKAQVQAALAWSLWEGETITLLPEPETSTPFGQDDYAVAFARIENHYFVHAGWLEEGQLLRDAWKLKDIPGTIVHGRYDMPCPAKYAWALHKAWPKADFHLVEGAGHAYSEPGILDRLIRATDGFAGKK from the coding sequence ATGACGATCCACGGCAGTTCGTTGCGTATGCTCTATCCGGAGATCGAGCCGTTCGAGTCAGGCATGCTCGATATCGGCGACGGCCACACCATCTATTGGGAACGCTGCGGCACCAAGGGCGCCAAGCCCGCCGTGTTCCTGCATGGCGGCCCGGGCGGCGCCATCTCGCCGAAACACCGGCGTCTGTTCGACCCGAGGCTCTACGACGTTATCCTGTTCGACCAGCGCGGTTGCGGCAAGTCGACGCCCAACGCTTCGCTCGAGGCCAACACCACCTGGCATCTCGTCGCCGATATCGAGCGCCTGCGCGAAATGGCGGGCTTCGACAAATGGCTTGTCTTCGGCGGCTCCTGGGGCTCGACGCTGGCGCTCGCCTACGCCGAGACGCATCCGGACCGCGTCAGCGAATTGGTCGTGCGCGGCATCTATACGCTGACCCGCGCCGAACTCGAATGGTATTATCAGTTCGGCGTCTCGGAAATGTTTCCCGACAAATGGGAGCGTTTTCTGGCGCCGATCCCCGAGGGCGAGCGCGGCGACATGATGGCCGCCTATCGCAAGCGGCTGGTCGGGTCCGACCGCAAGGCTCAAGTTCAGGCAGCCCTTGCCTGGAGCCTCTGGGAAGGCGAGACGATCACGCTGCTGCCAGAGCCGGAAACCAGCACGCCGTTCGGCCAGGACGACTACGCGGTGGCCTTTGCCCGCATCGAGAACCATTACTTCGTCCATGCCGGCTGGCTGGAGGAAGGGCAGTTGCTGCGCGACGCCTGGAAGCTGAAGGACATACCCGGCACCATCGTCCACGGCCGCTACGACATGCCGTGTCCGGCGAAATATGCATGGGCGCTGCACAAGGCCTGGCCGAAGGCGGATTTCCACCTGGTCGAAGGCGCCGGCCATGCCTATTCGGAGCCGGGGATACTGGATCGGCTGATCCGGGCGACGGATGGGTTCGCCGGCAAGAAATGA
- a CDS encoding GFA family protein, whose translation MTENVRTGGCQCGAVRFRIKGKLGRPSICHCRMCQKQFGNFFGALVTVPKDGVEWTHEEPSYFQSSVNIDRGFCARCGTPLTYRQPGALEIAIGAFDDRSDLAPQIQVNYAVRLPWVEKIFEAPILDDPDFYRRQEQIISFQHPDHETANWPQQGLKL comes from the coding sequence ATGACCGAAAACGTTCGAACCGGAGGCTGCCAGTGTGGCGCCGTGCGCTTCCGCATCAAGGGCAAGCTCGGGCGCCCCTCCATCTGCCATTGCCGCATGTGCCAGAAACAGTTCGGCAATTTCTTCGGCGCGCTGGTGACGGTGCCGAAGGACGGCGTCGAATGGACCCATGAGGAGCCGAGCTATTTCCAGTCCTCGGTCAACATCGACCGCGGTTTCTGCGCCCGCTGCGGCACGCCGCTGACCTATCGCCAGCCTGGCGCGCTGGAGATCGCGATCGGCGCCTTCGACGACCGCTCCGACCTCGCGCCGCAGATCCAGGTCAACTACGCGGTTCGGCTGCCCTGGGTGGAGAAGATCTTCGAGGCGCCGATCCTCGACGATCCCGACTTCTATCGACGGCAGGAGCAGATCATCTCCTTCCAGCATCCCGACCACGAGACGGCCAACTGGCCGCAGCAGGGCTTGAAACTATGA
- a CDS encoding GFA family protein: protein MSLDNRPVYTGGCQCGAVRFRVEGALGDASVCHCRMCQKASGNFYLPLVSVRGAMLDWTRGEPKRFRSSNAAWRGFCAECGTPLTFEAPDGVALAIAAFDDPTGIAPTIQWGTEAKLPYVDGIPKLPSEDTMADIASAPYLAELVSYQHPDHDTDQWPPEER, encoded by the coding sequence ATGAGCCTCGACAACCGGCCTGTCTACACCGGCGGCTGCCAGTGCGGCGCCGTGCGTTTCCGCGTCGAAGGGGCGCTGGGCGACGCCTCTGTCTGCCATTGCCGCATGTGCCAGAAGGCGAGCGGGAACTTCTATCTGCCGCTGGTCTCGGTGCGCGGCGCCATGCTCGACTGGACGCGCGGCGAGCCCAAACGCTTCCGCTCGTCCAATGCCGCCTGGCGCGGCTTCTGCGCCGAATGCGGCACGCCGCTGACCTTCGAGGCCCCCGACGGCGTGGCGCTTGCGATCGCCGCCTTCGATGACCCGACCGGCATCGCGCCCACCATCCAGTGGGGGACGGAGGCAAAACTTCCCTATGTCGACGGCATCCCCAAGCTGCCGTCCGAGGACACGATGGCCGATATCGCCTCGGCGCCTTACCTCGCCGAGCTCGTCTCCTACCAGCATCCCGATCACGACACCGACCAATGGCCACCGGAGGAAAGATGA
- a CDS encoding VOC family protein: MIDHLGINVSDFDASKTFYDKAMAPLGASLLYMVPQEYTGGAKVGGYGRDRPVFWLSDSTDKPKSAQHVAFTARSRAEVDAFHAAALAAGGKDNGGPGLRPHYHPNYYGAFVFDPDGNNVEAVCHDPE; the protein is encoded by the coding sequence GTGATCGACCATCTTGGCATCAACGTATCCGATTTCGACGCATCCAAGACCTTCTACGACAAGGCGATGGCGCCGCTGGGGGCATCGCTGCTCTACATGGTGCCTCAGGAATATACCGGCGGCGCCAAGGTCGGCGGCTATGGCCGTGACCGGCCGGTGTTCTGGCTGAGCGACAGCACGGACAAGCCGAAATCCGCCCAGCATGTCGCCTTCACCGCGCGCAGCCGCGCCGAGGTCGACGCTTTCCACGCGGCGGCACTTGCCGCCGGCGGCAAGGACAATGGCGGACCGGGTCTGCGGCCGCATTACCACCCCAACTATTACGGCGCCTTCGTCTTCGATCCCGACGGCAACAATGTCGAGGCGGTCTGCCATGATCCGGAGTGA
- a CDS encoding endonuclease domain-containing protein, whose protein sequence is MGHDRVPSHQRKNAKSMRRAMTDAELKLWNELRAHRLMGMSFRRQVPIGPYIVDFACSAHRLIVKVDGSQHGDGEHSRRDEERTAYLAATGWTILRFWNDDVIRDIDNVCQHIVIVAGLAVAPAPPTEELVS, encoded by the coding sequence ATGGGTCACGACCGCGTTCCCTCTCATCAGCGCAAAAACGCCAAATCGATGCGGCGCGCGATGACCGATGCCGAGCTGAAGCTCTGGAACGAATTGCGTGCGCACAGGCTCATGGGCATGAGCTTTCGGCGGCAGGTGCCGATTGGACCTTACATTGTTGACTTCGCTTGTTCTGCGCATCGCCTCATAGTTAAGGTCGATGGCAGCCAGCATGGCGATGGGGAACACTCCCGCCGCGACGAGGAGAGAACTGCCTATCTAGCCGCCACTGGCTGGACCATCCTGCGCTTCTGGAACGACGACGTGATCCGCGATATCGACAACGTCTGCCAGCACATCGTCATCGTGGCCGGCCTGGCCGTCGCGCCCGCGCCACCAACGGAGGAGCTTGTCTCGTGA
- the cysS gene encoding cysteine--tRNA ligase has translation MSDASKGLNLYNTLTRTKERFIPIDPLNVRMYVCGPTVYDFAHIGNARPAIVFDVLFRLLRQVYGETHVTYVRNITDVDDKINARALRDFGEAIAAGKLSLNDAIRKVTEKTADQYHKDVAALGCLQPTYEPRATEFVAPRADGKADMLSLIRQLIERGHAYVAGGEVLFDTASMPDYGELSKRNLDEQQAGARIAVDAHKKNPGDFVLWKLSSPEEPGWESPWGRGRPGWHIECSAMSAAYLGEVFDIHGGGLDLIFPHHENEIAQSRCAHGTKVMANVWMHNGFLQVEGQKMSKSLGNFYSIHELLETDTFGGRTWPGEVLRLAMLMTHYREPIDFSVRKLEEAENTLRKWKRAADLAPVAAKDLPAEVVDALSDDLATYTAFQRLTQLAGEAGDAGGEKAAGSLKAALAFLGFDVAAAKVDEEAIAKAIAKRLEFIAAKNWAEADRLRDELLAQGVQLKDGKDPATGERVTTWEIKR, from the coding sequence ATGTCTGACGCATCGAAGGGCCTCAACCTCTACAACACGCTAACGCGGACGAAGGAGCGATTCATCCCGATCGATCCGTTGAACGTGCGCATGTATGTCTGCGGCCCGACCGTCTACGACTTTGCCCATATCGGCAATGCGCGTCCGGCGATCGTCTTCGACGTGCTTTTCCGTCTGTTGCGCCAAGTCTATGGCGAAACGCATGTCACGTATGTGCGCAACATCACGGATGTCGATGACAAGATAAATGCCAGGGCGCTGCGCGACTTCGGCGAGGCGATCGCGGCCGGCAAGCTCTCGCTCAACGATGCGATCCGCAAGGTCACCGAAAAGACCGCCGATCAGTATCACAAGGATGTCGCCGCACTTGGCTGCCTGCAGCCGACCTACGAGCCGCGAGCGACCGAATTCGTCGCGCCCCGGGCCGACGGCAAGGCCGACATGCTGTCGCTGATCCGGCAGTTGATCGAGCGCGGCCACGCCTATGTCGCCGGCGGCGAGGTGCTGTTCGACACCGCTTCGATGCCCGACTATGGCGAATTGTCGAAGCGCAATCTCGACGAGCAGCAGGCCGGCGCGCGCATCGCCGTCGACGCGCACAAGAAGAACCCCGGCGATTTCGTGCTGTGGAAGCTGTCTTCGCCTGAGGAGCCCGGCTGGGAGAGCCCGTGGGGCAGGGGCCGGCCCGGCTGGCACATCGAATGCTCGGCGATGTCCGCCGCCTATCTCGGCGAGGTCTTCGACATTCATGGCGGCGGGCTGGACCTGATCTTCCCGCACCACGAGAACGAGATCGCCCAGTCGCGCTGCGCCCACGGAACCAAGGTCATGGCCAATGTCTGGATGCATAACGGCTTCCTGCAGGTCGAAGGCCAGAAGATGTCGAAGAGCCTCGGCAACTTCTATTCGATCCACGAGCTCCTGGAGACGGACACTTTCGGCGGCCGCACCTGGCCTGGCGAGGTGCTCAGGCTGGCGATGCTGATGACGCACTATCGCGAACCGATCGACTTTTCCGTGCGCAAGCTGGAGGAGGCGGAAAACACATTGCGCAAATGGAAGCGCGCGGCGGACCTTGCACCAGTGGCCGCGAAGGACCTGCCGGCCGAGGTGGTGGATGCGCTGTCGGACGACCTCGCCACCTACACAGCCTTCCAGCGGCTTACGCAGCTCGCCGGCGAGGCGGGCGATGCCGGAGGCGAGAAAGCCGCCGGGTCCTTGAAGGCGGCGCTGGCTTTCCTGGGCTTCGATGTCGCCGCGGCCAAGGTGGACGAGGAAGCGATCGCCAAGGCGATAGCCAAGCGCCTGGAATTCATCGCCGCGAAGAACTGGGCCGAAGCCGACCGCCTGCGTGATGAGTTGCTGGCGCAAGGCGTGCAGTTGAAGGACGGCAAGGACCCCGCCACCGGCGAGCGCGTGACGACGTGGGAGATCAAGCGGTGA
- a CDS encoding SOS response-associated peptidase: MCGRFALTATPDQTAAFLGLAELEEFPARYNIAPTQPVLMALAGPQREPGSNLPDRQAMLVRWGLIPAWVEDTKAFPLLINARSEGVLQKASFKTAMRHRRALVPASGFYEWQQSGSGKGQPYWIRPRRGGMVAFAGLIETYAEPGGSEMDTGAIVTTEANAGIAHIHDRMPVVIEERDFARWLDCRTQEPRDVLDLLKPAEPDFFEAIPVSDLVNKVANTGPEIQERGIVSPQAEKPGRQKHGPDENQMSLF, translated from the coding sequence ATGTGCGGACGCTTTGCCCTGACCGCCACGCCGGACCAGACCGCCGCCTTCCTCGGCCTGGCCGAGCTGGAGGAATTTCCGGCGCGCTACAACATCGCGCCGACGCAGCCGGTGCTGATGGCGCTTGCCGGGCCGCAGCGGGAGCCGGGCTCGAACCTGCCGGACCGCCAGGCGATGCTGGTGCGCTGGGGCCTGATTCCGGCCTGGGTCGAGGACACCAAGGCGTTTCCGCTGCTCATCAACGCCCGCTCCGAGGGTGTGCTGCAAAAGGCTTCGTTCAAGACCGCGATGCGCCACAGGCGCGCTCTTGTGCCGGCATCGGGTTTCTACGAGTGGCAGCAGTCGGGCAGCGGCAAGGGGCAACCCTACTGGATCCGCCCGCGACGCGGCGGCATGGTCGCCTTCGCCGGCCTGATCGAGACCTATGCCGAGCCGGGCGGTTCGGAGATGGATACCGGAGCGATCGTCACGACTGAGGCCAATGCCGGCATCGCCCATATCCACGACCGCATGCCGGTGGTGATCGAGGAACGCGACTTCGCCCGCTGGCTGGATTGCCGCACGCAGGAGCCGCGCGACGTGCTCGATCTGCTGAAGCCCGCCGAACCCGATTTCTTCGAGGCGATTCCGGTTTCCGACCTGGTCAACAAGGTCGCCAACACCGGGCCGGAGATTCAGGAGCGCGGCATCGTTTCGCCGCAGGCCGAAAAACCCGGGCGCCAGAAGCATGGCCCGGACGAAAACCAGATGAGCTTGTTCTAG
- a CDS encoding NUDIX hydrolase has protein sequence MEQRKLLPAVSVAVVRGETVLLVKRARAPSQGLYAYPGGKVEAGETLAQAAARELQEETGLEAAGYRPLRDIHIDGSSENHAVDYLLTVFGAAYAGGEPVASDDAETAAFYTLAQMTQMPLAGDVFSVAEELLGAAAGD, from the coding sequence ATGGAACAGCGCAAGCTCTTACCGGCCGTTTCCGTCGCCGTCGTGCGCGGCGAGACGGTGCTTCTGGTCAAGCGCGCGCGGGCGCCATCGCAGGGGCTCTACGCCTATCCCGGCGGCAAGGTCGAGGCGGGCGAGACGCTGGCCCAAGCCGCGGCGCGCGAGTTGCAGGAAGAGACCGGGCTCGAAGCGGCAGGTTACCGGCCGCTGCGCGACATCCATATCGACGGCAGCAGTGAAAACCACGCGGTCGACTATCTGCTGACGGTGTTCGGCGCGGCCTATGCCGGCGGCGAGCCCGTGGCCAGCGACGATGCCGAGACGGCGGCGTTCTACACGCTGGCGCAAATGACGCAGATGCCGCTGGCGGGCGACGTGTTCTCGGTCGCCGAGGAATTGCTAGGGGCCGCTGCGGGCGATTAG
- a CDS encoding TIGR02301 family protein, whose translation MTRASALLAACLAVSMIVAASPAPAAEAPFEPGLMRLAEVLGSLHFLRNLCGEKGDQWRAEMEKLLESENPDPDRRARFIASFNRGYRSFSGTYTQCTPSATEAIARYMKEGETLSRDIASRYGN comes from the coding sequence ATGACCCGCGCTTCTGCTCTTCTCGCCGCGTGCCTCGCTGTCAGCATGATCGTCGCGGCATCCCCGGCCCCCGCCGCCGAAGCGCCGTTCGAGCCCGGCCTGATGCGGCTGGCGGAAGTGCTCGGATCGCTGCATTTCCTGCGCAACCTGTGCGGCGAGAAGGGCGACCAGTGGCGGGCCGAGATGGAAAAGCTGCTCGAATCGGAAAATCCCGATCCCGACCGGCGCGCCCGCTTCATCGCATCGTTCAACCGCGGCTACCGCTCCTTCAGCGGCACCTACACCCAATGCACGCCGTCGGCGACCGAGGCCATCGCCCGCTACATGAAGGAAGGCGAGACGTTGTCGCGCGACATCGCTTCCCGCTACGGGAATTGA
- a CDS encoding dihydroorotase, translated as MATTFDLILTGGTVVNHDGEGRRDIGVKAGRIARIGDLGQASAGETIDCTGLHILPGVVDSQVHFREPGLEHKEDLETGSRAAVLGGVTAVFEMPNTNPLTTSEAALADKVRRATGRMHCDFAFWVGGTRDNAGDVGELERLPGAAGIKVFMGSSTGDLLVEDDEGVASILRNTRRRSAFHSEDEFRLRERLGERVEGDPSSHPVWRDEIAALRCTERLVRIARQTRARIHVLHISTAEEIVFLEQHKDVATCEATPHHLTLSADDYARLGALIQMNPPVRAARHRDGVWHGISQGIVDVLGSDHAPHTLAEKAKPYPASPSGMTGVQTLVPIMLDHVNAGRLTLQRFVDLSSHGPQRIFGMARKGRIAAGYDADFTVVDLKRRETITNAQAGSKAGWTPYDGREVTGWPVGTVVRGRRVMWEGEIVTPGQGAAVEFSEALPA; from the coding sequence ATGGCAACCACCTTCGACCTCATCCTGACAGGCGGCACGGTGGTCAATCATGACGGCGAGGGCCGGCGCGACATCGGCGTGAAGGCCGGACGCATCGCGCGGATAGGCGATCTCGGCCAGGCTTCTGCCGGCGAAACCATCGACTGCACGGGCCTGCACATCCTGCCGGGCGTCGTCGACAGCCAGGTGCATTTCCGCGAACCGGGGCTGGAACACAAGGAGGATCTGGAGACCGGCTCCCGCGCCGCGGTGCTGGGCGGCGTCACCGCCGTCTTCGAAATGCCCAACACCAATCCGCTGACCACCAGCGAGGCAGCACTTGCCGACAAGGTGCGCCGCGCCACAGGGCGCATGCATTGCGACTTCGCCTTCTGGGTCGGCGGCACGCGCGACAATGCCGGCGATGTCGGCGAACTGGAACGGCTGCCGGGAGCGGCCGGCATAAAAGTGTTCATGGGTTCGTCCACCGGCGACCTGCTGGTCGAGGACGATGAAGGCGTCGCCTCGATCCTGCGCAACACCCGCCGCCGCTCCGCCTTCCATTCCGAGGACGAATTCCGCCTGCGCGAGCGGCTCGGCGAGCGCGTCGAGGGCGATCCGTCGTCCCATCCCGTCTGGCGCGACGAGATCGCGGCGCTGCGCTGCACCGAGCGGCTGGTGCGCATCGCCAGGCAGACGCGCGCGCGCATCCATGTGCTGCACATCTCGACAGCCGAGGAGATCGTCTTCCTCGAACAGCACAAGGATGTCGCGACCTGCGAGGCGACGCCCCACCATCTGACGCTGAGCGCCGACGACTATGCGCGGCTGGGTGCGCTGATCCAGATGAACCCGCCGGTGCGCGCCGCTCGCCACCGCGACGGCGTCTGGCATGGCATTTCGCAAGGCATCGTCGATGTGCTGGGCTCCGACCACGCGCCGCACACGCTTGCAGAAAAGGCAAAGCCCTATCCAGCCTCGCCGTCGGGCATGACCGGCGTGCAGACCCTGGTGCCGATCATGCTCGACCACGTCAACGCCGGCCGGCTCACTTTGCAGCGTTTCGTCGACCTTTCCAGCCATGGTCCGCAGCGCATATTCGGCATGGCCAGGAAAGGCCGCATCGCCGCCGGCTACGATGCCGATTTTACGGTCGTCGACCTGAAGCGCCGCGAGACCATCACCAACGCCCAGGCCGGCTCCAAGGCCGGCTGGACGCCCTATGACGGCAGGGAGGTCACCGGCTGGCCGGTCGGCACGGTCGTGCGCGGCAGGCGCGTCATGTGGGAAGGCGAGATCGTCACGCCCGGCCAGGGCGCGGCGGTGGAGTTCTCCGAGGCGCTGCCGGCCTAG
- a CDS encoding YgfZ/GcvT domain-containing protein, giving the protein MPFAQLKDRALISVSGPDAEHFLQNILTTDLDALRPGEAKPGALLSPQGKILFDFLISRAGENGFRLECRTDIADDFVRRLMLYRLRAKADIAKQDQALVTVAWGDDSTASPSDSMALADTRFRDVSVRRAYEGEVKDGGDSNAWLVLRIGNGIAESGSDYQLGDAFPHDVLLDETGGVGFKKGCYIGQEVVSRMQHRGTARRRVLIASADGPLPAAGTELTVAGRPVGTLGSVDGRTGLAVARIDRVKAAVDAGEAIMADEVPVALAIPAWAKFTFPEGAVSAEEA; this is encoded by the coding sequence ATGCCCTTTGCCCAGCTCAAAGACCGCGCGCTCATTTCCGTGTCAGGCCCCGATGCCGAGCATTTCCTGCAGAACATCCTCACCACCGACCTCGACGCGCTTCGGCCCGGGGAAGCCAAACCCGGCGCGTTGCTTTCGCCGCAGGGCAAGATCCTGTTCGATTTTCTGATCTCGCGCGCCGGCGAGAATGGTTTTCGCCTCGAATGCCGCACCGATATCGCGGACGATTTCGTGCGCCGGCTGATGCTTTACCGGCTAAGGGCGAAGGCCGATATTGCCAAACAGGATCAGGCGCTTGTCACGGTCGCGTGGGGCGATGATTCAACCGCCTCACCTTCCGATTCAATGGCGCTTGCCGACACGCGCTTCCGCGATGTGTCGGTGAGGCGCGCTTACGAAGGCGAGGTAAAGGACGGCGGCGACTCAAATGCCTGGCTGGTGCTGCGCATCGGCAACGGCATCGCGGAGAGCGGTTCCGACTACCAGCTCGGCGATGCCTTTCCGCATGACGTGCTGCTCGACGAAACTGGCGGCGTGGGCTTCAAGAAGGGCTGCTATATCGGCCAGGAAGTGGTCTCGCGCATGCAGCATCGCGGCACCGCGCGGCGCCGTGTGCTGATCGCGTCGGCCGATGGTCCCCTGCCCGCTGCCGGGACCGAACTCACGGTCGCCGGGCGGCCGGTGGGCACGCTCGGGTCTGTCGACGGCCGGACCGGTCTTGCCGTTGCCCGCATCGACCGTGTCAAGGCGGCGGTCGACGCCGGCGAGGCGATCATGGCGGATGAGGTTCCGGTAGCGCTCGCCATTCCCGCCTGGGCGAAGTTCACCTTCCCCGAAGGTGCGGTTAGCGCGGAGGAGGCCTGA
- a CDS encoding YfbR-like 5'-deoxynucleotidase, which produces MAADRAGAPPRAWQRMLSGRRLDLLDPSPLDIEIADIAHGLARVARWNGQTSGDHAFSVAQHSLLVEALYGELVPAAPAEARLAALLHDAPEYVIGDMISPFKSVMGGSYKDCELRLQRAIHLRFSLPAELAASLRNDIKRADQIAAYYEATLLAGFSTAEATEYFGRPRGFSADRFDFTPKSVTWAQTAFLKRFKTLEAKRQSSLAVNTTP; this is translated from the coding sequence ATGGCGGCCGACCGGGCCGGCGCGCCGCCGCGCGCCTGGCAACGCATGCTGTCCGGCCGGCGGCTCGATCTGCTCGATCCGTCGCCGCTCGACATCGAGATCGCCGATATCGCGCACGGCCTTGCCCGGGTCGCCCGCTGGAACGGCCAGACCAGCGGCGACCATGCCTTCTCGGTGGCGCAGCATTCGCTGCTGGTCGAAGCTCTCTACGGTGAACTGGTGCCTGCCGCTCCGGCCGAGGCGCGGCTTGCGGCGCTGCTGCACGACGCGCCCGAATACGTCATCGGCGACATGATCTCACCGTTCAAATCGGTGATGGGCGGTTCCTACAAGGATTGCGAATTGCGCCTGCAGCGCGCCATCCATCTGCGTTTCTCGCTGCCGGCGGAGCTCGCCGCCTCGTTGCGCAACGACATCAAACGCGCCGACCAGATCGCCGCCTATTACGAAGCGACGCTGCTGGCCGGCTTTTCGACCGCTGAGGCGACCGAGTATTTCGGGCGGCCGCGCGGCTTCTCCGCCGACCGCTTCGACTTCACGCCAAAATCCGTGACCTGGGCGCAAACGGCTTTTCTCAAGCGTTTCAAGACGCTGGAAGCCAAGCGCCAGTCTTCGCTTGCCGTGAATACAACCCCATAA